The sequence AGGATCTATTTAGATGATAGCTATGAGACGGGAGCAAAGTTTATAATAGAGTTGCCTTATGAATAGGATATTGATAGTAGATGATGAACCGAAACAACGGGAAATACTTACGTATATATTAAGTAGAGAAGGTTTTAATGTTTTTTCTGCTGCCGATGTTGATAGCGGATTGAAAATCTTAGATACGGAAGATATAGATCTAGTTGTGACCGATCTACTCTTGCCTGAAAGAAGCGGGGTGGATCTCCTTGACGAAATAACTGCCAAATATCCTGAGACTACAGTGATCATCATCACCGGACATGGGACAGTTGATTCAGCAGTAGCTTGTATGAAAAAAGGGGCCTTTGATTACATTCAAAAACCCCTTAGTAAAGAGAATGTACTTTTAACTATTAAAAAGGGGTTGGAGAGGACAGCCCTTTTGAAAGAGAGAAAATATCTGTATAGTCAGTTAAAAAGTAAAGAACAGTTTGCAGATTTTGTTGGAGAACACCCCCTTTTCAAGCAGGTACTAAATGCGATTTTAAAGATTGCACCGCTGGATGCAAATGTATTGATCACGGGTGAAAGTGGTACCGGTAAGGATATTGCAGCTCAGTATATCCATAGGCTTAGCAGTAGGAAAGATAAACCTTTTGTTCCAGTTAACTGTGCGGCGATCCCCGAATCCCTTATAGAAAGTGAGCTTTTTGGGTATGAAAGAGGAGCTTTTACCGGCGCTGTTGGGAAAAAGAAGGGTATTTTTGAGGCTGCTGAAGGTGGTACTATCTTTTTGGATGAGGTTTCAGAGATATCTACAATGGTGCAGGCCAAGCTTTTAAGATTGATCCAAAACAAAGAGATCCTACCCCTCGGAAGCAATAACCCAATCAAGATAGATGTCAGGATCATCGCTGCCACAAATAAAAATCTTGAGGAGGAGGTAAGGAAAGGTAATTTTAGACAAGATCTTTTTTATAGATTGAATGTCTTTAACATCAAGATGCCATCGCTTAGGGAGAGAATCAGTG is a genomic window of Calditerrivibrio sp. containing:
- a CDS encoding sigma-54 dependent transcriptional regulator encodes the protein MNRILIVDDEPKQREILTYILSREGFNVFSAADVDSGLKILDTEDIDLVVTDLLLPERSGVDLLDEITAKYPETTVIIITGHGTVDSAVACMKKGAFDYIQKPLSKENVLLTIKKGLERTALLKERKYLYSQLKSKEQFADFVGEHPLFKQVLNAILKIAPLDANVLITGESGTGKDIAAQYIHRLSSRKDKPFVPVNCAAIPESLIESELFGYERGAFTGAVGKKKGIFEAAEGGTIFLDEVSEISTMVQAKLLRLIQNKEILPLGSNNPIKIDVRIIAATNKNLEEEVRKGNFRQDLFYRLNVFNIKMPSLRERISDIPLLVNHFLHKFKYLSNNYEKFFSKNAIKTLLDYPWYGNIRELESFIQKVIIMSEGQEINEKEVKELLQMENGVEPTKDAIDMGKSLEQIEKELIENALKESGGNITKAAKRLGLSFRTLQYRIGKYGINTKNYYTK